One genomic segment of Desulfomicrobium sp. ZS1 includes these proteins:
- the tsaE gene encoding tRNA (adenosine(37)-N6)-threonylcarbamoyltransferase complex ATPase subunit type 1 TsaE → MIIVLTSLEATAALAHALAACIAVSPALPPVLLHGQLGAGKTTFIRELVQALPGSENAEVSSPSFNILNLYPTTPPVGHFDLYRTEGRNFDPDLEETLFAPDHFCLLEWAEFLPREYMPDSHLDMVWTAEAETRTVEITAHGPEAQALLECLEKATSI, encoded by the coding sequence ATGATCATTGTCCTGACCTCTCTTGAGGCCACAGCCGCCCTGGCCCATGCCCTTGCGGCCTGCATCGCCGTCAGTCCGGCCCTTCCTCCCGTGCTTCTGCACGGGCAGCTCGGGGCCGGAAAGACGACCTTCATCCGCGAGCTGGTCCAGGCTCTGCCGGGAAGCGAAAACGCCGAGGTCAGCAGCCCCAGCTTCAATATCCTGAACCTTTACCCCACGACGCCACCCGTGGGGCATTTCGACCTTTACCGCACCGAAGGCCGGAACTTCGATCCCGATCTGGAAGAGACGCTCTTCGCCCCGGATCATTTCTGCTTGCTGGAATGGGCTGAGTTCCTCCCCAGGGAATACATGCCCGACTCCCATCTCGACATGGTCTGGACGGCCGAAGCAGAGACCAGAACCGTGGAAATCACCGCCCACGGGCCCGAAGCCCAGGCTCTTCTGGAGTGTCTGGAAAAGGCCACAAGTATTTAG
- a CDS encoding replication-associated recombination protein A, with the protein MAQKRPLAESLRPESLDDFIGQSHFRQRLRTLMQSKDLPSLLLFGPPGCGKSTVALLLAKHADKPFVRVSAPEVGITALRKQIQDKEILILDELHRYSKAQQDFFLPLLETGELTLIATTTENPSFSVTRQLLSRLHVLRLRSLGMAELVDVGKRGMEKLDSLIPEKSLELLATLSGGDARTMLNLVEFAAGLEEKDLEPDQLKTRLPEIVLRGDREGDSHYELASALIKSIRGSDPDAALYYLACLVQTGEDPRFICRRLILAAAEDIGLGDPMALPLAVSCEQAVERIGMPEGWIPMAETTVYLALAPKSNSAYAGYLSAIKEIRTNGPKPVPLHLRNASTSLQKEWGYGQGYKYPHAYPEAWVEQDYLPPELKGRVFYQAKTQGHEERLALWTRKLKASRQRPKGKEAKDWTG; encoded by the coding sequence GTGGCCCAAAAACGTCCTCTCGCCGAATCCCTGCGCCCGGAGTCCCTCGACGACTTTATCGGCCAAAGCCATTTTCGCCAGCGCCTGCGCACCCTGATGCAGTCCAAGGACCTGCCGAGTCTCCTGCTCTTCGGACCTCCGGGTTGCGGTAAATCCACCGTGGCCCTGCTCCTGGCAAAACACGCGGACAAACCCTTCGTGCGGGTCAGCGCGCCCGAGGTAGGGATCACCGCCCTGCGCAAACAGATCCAGGACAAGGAAATCCTTATCCTGGACGAACTGCACCGCTATTCCAAGGCCCAGCAGGATTTTTTCCTGCCGCTTCTGGAAACGGGTGAACTGACGCTTATCGCCACGACCACGGAAAACCCGTCCTTCAGCGTCACGCGCCAGCTTCTCTCCCGGCTGCATGTATTGCGCCTGCGCTCGCTGGGCATGGCCGAACTGGTGGACGTAGGCAAGCGGGGCATGGAAAAGCTGGACTCGCTCATTCCGGAAAAAAGCCTGGAACTCCTGGCCACCCTCTCGGGCGGGGACGCGCGAACCATGCTCAATCTCGTGGAATTTGCAGCAGGACTTGAAGAAAAAGACCTGGAACCCGATCAGCTCAAGACCCGCTTGCCGGAGATCGTGCTGCGCGGGGACAGGGAAGGCGACTCCCATTACGAACTGGCTTCGGCGCTGATCAAGTCCATCCGGGGCTCGGACCCGGACGCGGCCCTGTATTACCTAGCGTGTCTGGTACAGACCGGGGAAGACCCGCGTTTTATCTGCCGCAGGCTGATCCTTGCGGCGGCCGAGGATATAGGCCTGGGCGACCCCATGGCCCTGCCTTTGGCCGTGTCCTGCGAGCAGGCGGTGGAACGCATCGGCATGCCCGAGGGCTGGATTCCCATGGCCGAAACCACCGTGTATCTGGCCCTGGCGCCCAAAAGCAACTCGGCCTACGCTGGTTACCTCTCGGCCATCAAAGAAATCCGCACCAACGGGCCCAAGCCCGTGCCCCTGCACCTGCGCAACGCCTCCACCAGCCTGCAAAAGGAATGGGGTTATGGCCAGGGCTACAAATACCCCCACGCCTACCCCGAAGCCTGGGTCGAACAGGATTATCTGCCCCCGGAACTCAAAGGTCGCGTATTCTACCAGGCCAAGACCCAAGGCCACGAGGAACGCCTGGCCCTATGGACCCGCAAGCTCAAGGCTTCGCGCCAAAGGCCCAAAGGAAAGGAAGCCAAGGATTGGACGGGCTGA
- the radA gene encoding DNA repair protein RadA has product MKTKSAYVCTACKAVSPRWQGQCPKCLAWNTLEPVVQKSGPARDFPLNRPVDLRELPTLLEDRVSSQLSGLDGILGSGFVPGGVILLGGEPGIGKSTLLLQVTASMESSGKGVVYVSGEESLSQIRSRAERLGMLGGRLTVLATNQADDILACMEDGPALIVVDSVQTMISSSVEGLPGSVSQVRAVATALTERAKQLGVTVILVGHVTKDGQIAGPKLLEHMVDTVLYLEGDKEHLFRILRVVKNRFGPSNEILLFEMREKGMSVIEDPSTFFLQARDTALSGTALVMSMESQRPFVVEVQALATKTFLAFPRRTALGFDANRLHLLIAVMEKRLQISLGQVDVYAKVGGGLRMKDPGLDLGIVAAILSSFYDRPLPEGAVFWGEVDLNGQIRPVTGHDVRLRQAANLGYAPMVHPKTGAKGKGWTRISDVQKMLFGQAEKG; this is encoded by the coding sequence ATGAAAACAAAAAGCGCTTACGTGTGCACTGCTTGCAAGGCTGTCAGCCCCCGCTGGCAGGGGCAGTGTCCCAAATGTCTGGCATGGAACACCCTGGAGCCGGTAGTACAAAAGTCCGGCCCGGCCAGGGACTTTCCCCTGAACCGTCCTGTTGACCTGCGCGAACTGCCGACGCTCCTGGAGGACCGGGTCAGCTCGCAGCTCTCCGGGCTGGACGGAATACTCGGCAGCGGGTTCGTGCCCGGAGGAGTCATCTTGCTCGGCGGGGAGCCGGGCATCGGCAAATCCACGCTGCTCTTGCAGGTGACCGCATCCATGGAAAGCTCCGGCAAGGGCGTCGTCTATGTTTCCGGCGAGGAGTCCCTGTCCCAGATTCGCAGTCGGGCTGAGCGCTTGGGCATGCTTGGAGGCAGGTTGACCGTTCTTGCCACCAACCAGGCGGATGACATCCTGGCCTGCATGGAGGACGGTCCCGCGCTTATTGTCGTGGACTCGGTGCAGACCATGATTTCATCCAGCGTCGAGGGTTTGCCCGGTTCCGTCAGCCAGGTCCGCGCCGTGGCCACGGCCCTGACCGAGCGGGCCAAGCAGCTCGGGGTCACGGTCATCCTGGTCGGGCATGTGACCAAGGACGGGCAGATCGCCGGACCCAAATTGCTGGAGCACATGGTCGATACGGTTCTGTACCTTGAAGGGGACAAGGAGCATCTTTTCCGCATCCTGCGCGTGGTCAAGAACCGCTTCGGCCCGTCCAACGAGATCCTGCTGTTTGAGATGCGCGAAAAGGGCATGAGCGTCATCGAAGACCCCTCGACCTTTTTTCTGCAGGCCCGCGACACGGCCCTCTCGGGCACGGCCCTGGTCATGTCCATGGAGTCCCAGCGGCCCTTTGTGGTCGAGGTGCAGGCCCTGGCCACGAAAACGTTCCTGGCTTTTCCCCGGCGCACGGCCCTGGGCTTTGACGCCAACCGCCTGCATCTTCTCATCGCGGTCATGGAGAAACGCCTGCAGATCAGCCTGGGTCAGGTCGATGTCTACGCCAAGGTCGGCGGAGGCCTGCGCATGAAAGACCCCGGCCTGGACCTGGGGATCGTCGCGGCCATATTGTCGTCCTTTTATGACCGGCCCTTGCCCGAGGGCGCGGTGTTTTGGGGCGAGGTGGACCTGAACGGCCAGATCCGGCCGGTCACGGGCCACGATGTGCGGCTGCGCCAGGCCGCGAATCTGGGCTACGCGCCCATGGTCCATCCCAAGACCGGGGCCAAGGGCAAGGGATGGACGAGGATCTCGGATGTGCAGAAGATGCTGTTCGGGCAGGCGGAGAAAGGGTGA
- a CDS encoding DUF3426 domain-containing protein: MLVQCPECTTKYNLDESKIGHDGSKVRCTRCKNVFTVFRPIENEEPEAVPHAAPEARWAGEEPSNDDFASSFKEDQKNDSAPRQPVDSFEDDLEALFRDNEVAAASTKSSASRNSAEADSFEDDLAAMLDEKKPAASSISSASASFEDDLTALIEEKQSRTSSKASVDEDMIADLQGAFQQPLTDQLDHDLVPGRRTPAKSKKTGSMGLIISLVVLLLACALAGIYFLKPGLLGLGPTVPGAPATAPGAVVREGAAQIALENVRQYFVPNEKEGQLFIIEGKAVNRFPEARELIRIKASLFDRQGAEVATQEFMCGNVVSLYQLQVSTQADIEAALTAKVGILTNNTNIQPGASVPFMAVFFKTPDSVEEFGLEVIQSSVPQQ; this comes from the coding sequence ATGCTTGTTCAATGCCCTGAGTGCACCACCAAATACAATCTGGATGAAAGCAAGATCGGACACGACGGTAGCAAGGTCCGTTGTACGCGTTGCAAGAACGTGTTCACCGTCTTCCGCCCCATCGAAAACGAAGAGCCCGAAGCGGTGCCCCATGCGGCTCCGGAGGCCAGATGGGCTGGGGAAGAGCCATCCAATGATGATTTTGCGTCTTCCTTCAAAGAAGACCAAAAAAATGATTCGGCTCCAAGGCAGCCGGTCGATTCTTTCGAGGACGATCTGGAGGCTCTGTTCAGGGACAACGAGGTTGCTGCCGCATCCACGAAGTCTTCGGCTTCCAGGAATTCGGCCGAAGCCGATTCCTTTGAAGACGATCTCGCGGCCATGCTTGATGAGAAAAAGCCTGCGGCTTCATCGATTTCCTCCGCGAGTGCGTCCTTTGAAGATGACCTGACGGCTCTCATAGAAGAGAAACAGTCCAGGACTTCATCAAAAGCTTCTGTGGACGAGGACATGATCGCCGATCTTCAGGGTGCGTTTCAGCAACCGCTGACCGATCAGCTGGATCATGATTTGGTACCCGGCAGGAGAACCCCGGCTAAGTCCAAGAAGACCGGGAGCATGGGGCTCATCATCAGCCTTGTTGTCCTGCTGCTGGCTTGCGCCTTAGCCGGAATTTATTTTCTGAAGCCGGGCTTGCTCGGGCTCGGGCCCACAGTGCCCGGCGCCCCTGCGACAGCCCCGGGTGCGGTCGTCAGGGAAGGCGCGGCTCAGATCGCTCTGGAAAATGTACGCCAGTACTTTGTTCCTAACGAAAAAGAAGGTCAGCTCTTCATTATCGAAGGCAAAGCCGTGAATCGTTTTCCCGAGGCGCGTGAACTGATCCGCATCAAGGCCTCCCTCTTCGATAGACAGGGCGCAGAAGTCGCGACGCAGGAATTCATGTGCGGCAATGTCGTCTCCCTGTACCAGCTTCAGGTTTCGACCCAGGCAGACATCGAGGCGGCCCTGACCGCCAAGGTCGGCATTCTGACCAACAACACCAACATTCAGCCCGGAGCTTCCGTGCCGTTCATGGCGGTGTTCTTCAAGACTCCGGACTCTGTCGAAGAGTTCGGGTTGGAAGTGATCCAGTCCAGCGTCCCGCAACAATAG
- the hpt gene encoding hypoxanthine phosphoribosyltransferase, whose amino-acid sequence MKFVQLFDRSQIEARAQELGQEISSHYGDEPLVCVCVLKGAYAFFTDLMRNLTIHPTMDFVRLSSYADQTSRKSKMVFSKDMEIDIRDKHVLVVEDIVDTGHSMGFLIKVLEARSPKSIKIAAMIDKRERREVDVNVDFVGFPLDKGYIVGYGLDYAEQYRELDGIYDLKFSEA is encoded by the coding sequence ATGAAATTTGTACAGCTTTTTGACCGTTCGCAAATTGAAGCAAGAGCCCAGGAACTGGGTCAGGAAATATCCAGCCATTACGGCGATGAACCGCTGGTTTGCGTGTGCGTGCTCAAGGGTGCCTACGCATTTTTTACTGATTTGATGCGTAATTTGACCATCCATCCGACCATGGATTTTGTCCGTCTTTCCAGTTATGCGGATCAGACTTCCCGCAAATCGAAGATGGTTTTCTCCAAGGATATGGAGATCGATATCAGGGACAAGCATGTGCTTGTCGTCGAAGATATCGTCGATACGGGTCATTCTATGGGTTTTTTGATCAAGGTTCTTGAGGCGCGCAGCCCAAAATCCATCAAGATCGCGGCCATGATCGACAAGAGAGAGCGTCGCGAGGTGGATGTGAATGTAGATTTTGTGGGTTTCCCACTGGATAAAGGATATATCGTCGGCTATGGACTTGACTACGCCGAGCAATACAGAGAACTTGACGGTATTTACGATCTCAAATTCTCGGAAGCATAG
- a CDS encoding N-acetyltransferase translates to MEKYILRKATIADVKAIHRLLMDCATKRLLLPRSFGELYSHLRDFIVAEDVETGAMVGCCALSITWEALAEVRSLVVVESAQGQGLGRRLVEFCVSDAVTFGVYKVFALTYQVPFFQKLGFSEVSKDILPQKVWADCLKCPQFPECDEVAMMIEL, encoded by the coding sequence ATGGAAAAATATATACTCAGAAAGGCGACCATCGCCGATGTTAAAGCCATTCACCGGTTGCTTATGGATTGCGCCACCAAGCGGCTCCTTCTGCCCCGGTCTTTTGGCGAGCTCTATTCCCATCTGCGGGATTTCATTGTGGCCGAGGATGTGGAAACCGGAGCGATGGTGGGCTGCTGCGCTCTGAGCATTACGTGGGAAGCCTTGGCCGAAGTCCGTTCGCTGGTGGTTGTCGAGAGCGCTCAAGGCCAGGGCCTGGGGCGCAGGCTGGTGGAATTTTGCGTCAGCGACGCCGTGACCTTTGGTGTTTACAAGGTATTCGCCTTGACCTATCAGGTTCCCTTTTTTCAGAAGCTGGGATTTTCGGAAGTGAGTAAGGATATCCTGCCGCAGAAGGTGTGGGCCGACTGTCTCAAATGCCCCCAGTTTCCTGAATGCGACGAAGTGGCCATGATGATTGAATTGTAA
- a CDS encoding homocysteine S-methyltransferase family protein — translation MRDFRQTLKVGNVLIFDGAMGSLLQRRGLQAGQSPEEFGMGRPDIVASIHAEYARSGANVVTTNTFGATRYKLPQGFDVFEVNETMTRAARQAVGDAVFVAGSVGPTGKMIQPLGDISFRGLVDVFKEQIRGLAAGGADLILGETHFDLAEARAVVVAAREVCDLPVGISMTFEGGVSLTGTTPEVFAQTMENMGVDLIASNCSAGPEQLIEVAKAMLRVSRTPVLIEPNAGLPELVDGATVFRLPPDPFAATVSTLVEVGVSCLGGCCGTTPEHIKALTALCVGKTVRRQEISNRPCLIVTSRSQAVEFGFDRPCRIIGERINPTGKAELTAELQRLETRRLMTYAEEQVARGADLLDVNVGAPMVEEARMLPLAVQALTSAHAIPLCLDSSDISAIRAGLEAYPGSALVNSISGEEERMETLGPLCRDYGAPFILLPLKGRKLPVTAAERLAIIEELLIRAESLRIPRRLILVDALALTVSSKPEAAKACLEVIRHCRERWGLGSTMGLSNISFGLPARDLINSTFLAMAMGVGMTSFIANPNAVRIRENLAAAEVLLGRDSQAAGFIASYAGWNPGNPVAAVASAQVDEDGSPVAVAVIKGQKDRIIDLLRERIAAGEDPFVLVDGEMIPAIAKVGEKYEKKEYFLPQLLLCAETMQIGFESIKHLLVREGQEAKATIVMATVEGDIHDIGKNIVCLMLRNFGYDVVDLGKDVAAADIVAAAITHKASVIGLSALMTTTMVRMEDTVRLVREQGLACRVMIGGAVVSQSYADLIGADGYADDAVAAVRVATRLCAEVRSA, via the coding sequence ATGCGCGATTTTCGCCAGACACTCAAGGTCGGAAACGTTCTTATTTTTGACGGGGCCATGGGAAGCCTGCTCCAGCGTCGTGGCCTTCAGGCCGGTCAGTCCCCCGAGGAATTCGGCATGGGGCGGCCGGATATTGTCGCGTCGATCCATGCCGAATACGCCCGTTCCGGGGCGAATGTGGTTACCACCAACACGTTTGGCGCGACCCGCTACAAGCTCCCGCAGGGTTTTGACGTGTTCGAGGTCAATGAAACCATGACCCGCGCCGCGCGTCAAGCCGTGGGTGATGCGGTCTTCGTGGCCGGCAGCGTCGGACCTACAGGCAAGATGATACAGCCTCTGGGCGACATCTCCTTTCGTGGGTTGGTGGATGTTTTCAAGGAGCAGATCCGCGGCCTGGCGGCAGGCGGAGCCGACCTGATCCTGGGCGAGACCCACTTCGATTTGGCCGAGGCCAGGGCCGTGGTCGTGGCCGCGCGCGAAGTCTGCGATCTGCCCGTAGGCATCAGCATGACCTTCGAGGGTGGAGTCAGCCTGACCGGAACCACTCCGGAAGTCTTTGCCCAGACCATGGAAAACATGGGCGTGGATCTCATCGCCTCCAATTGCAGCGCGGGCCCCGAGCAGCTGATAGAGGTCGCCAAGGCCATGCTCCGCGTTAGCCGGACCCCGGTGCTCATCGAGCCCAACGCGGGTCTGCCCGAACTGGTGGACGGGGCCACGGTGTTTCGCCTGCCCCCGGATCCTTTTGCCGCCACGGTTTCGACCCTTGTGGAAGTGGGCGTCTCCTGTCTTGGCGGATGCTGCGGCACCACGCCGGAGCATATCAAGGCCCTTACCGCGCTTTGCGTAGGCAAGACCGTACGGCGTCAGGAGATTTCGAATCGCCCCTGCCTGATTGTCACGTCCCGTTCCCAGGCGGTCGAGTTCGGTTTTGATCGCCCCTGCCGGATCATCGGAGAACGGATCAATCCCACGGGCAAGGCTGAACTCACGGCCGAACTGCAGCGCCTTGAGACCCGTCGCCTGATGACCTACGCTGAGGAGCAGGTCGCACGCGGAGCCGATCTTCTGGACGTCAACGTGGGCGCGCCCATGGTCGAGGAGGCGCGCATGCTGCCTTTGGCCGTGCAGGCCCTGACCAGCGCCCATGCCATTCCTTTGTGTCTGGATTCAAGCGACATCTCGGCCATCAGGGCCGGCCTTGAGGCCTATCCGGGCTCGGCTCTGGTCAATTCCATCAGCGGCGAGGAAGAGCGGATGGAGACTCTGGGCCCGCTGTGCCGGGATTACGGCGCGCCCTTTATCCTGCTGCCGCTTAAGGGACGCAAGCTGCCTGTTACGGCGGCCGAGCGCCTGGCCATCATCGAAGAACTTCTGATCAGGGCCGAGAGTCTGCGTATCCCGAGGCGGCTCATCCTGGTCGATGCCCTGGCTCTGACCGTGTCTTCCAAGCCCGAGGCTGCCAAGGCCTGCCTTGAAGTCATCCGGCACTGCCGGGAGCGCTGGGGCCTGGGCTCGACCATGGGCCTGTCCAACATTTCTTTTGGTCTGCCGGCCCGGGATCTGATCAATTCGACCTTTCTGGCCATGGCCATGGGCGTCGGCATGACCTCTTTCATCGCCAACCCCAACGCCGTGCGCATCCGCGAGAATCTGGCGGCGGCGGAGGTGCTTCTTGGCCGGGACAGCCAGGCCGCAGGCTTCATCGCCTCCTATGCCGGATGGAACCCCGGAAATCCCGTGGCTGCGGTCGCTTCCGCACAGGTAGATGAGGACGGCAGCCCTGTCGCTGTGGCGGTGATCAAGGGGCAGAAGGACCGCATCATCGATCTTTTGCGCGAGCGCATCGCGGCCGGTGAGGACCCTTTTGTCCTTGTCGACGGGGAGATGATTCCCGCCATTGCCAAGGTTGGGGAAAAGTACGAGAAGAAAGAGTATTTTTTGCCGCAGCTGCTGCTCTGCGCCGAAACCATGCAGATCGGCTTCGAGTCCATCAAGCATCTGCTCGTGCGTGAAGGTCAAGAGGCCAAGGCCACCATTGTCATGGCCACGGTAGAGGGTGACATTCATGACATCGGCAAGAATATCGTTTGTCTGATGCTCAGGAATTTCGGTTATGATGTCGTCGATCTGGGCAAGGATGTGGCGGCCGCGGACATTGTCGCGGCGGCCATAACCCACAAAGCCTCGGTCATCGGCCTGTCCGCGCTCATGACCACGACCATGGTCCGCATGGAAGATACTGTGCGGCTGGTTCGCGAGCAGGGCCTTGCCTGCCGGGTCATGATCGGTGGCGCGGTGGTGAGTCAGTCCTATGCGGACCTGATCGGCGCCGACGGCTATGCCGACGACGCGGTGGCGGCGGTTCGGGTGGCCACCCGGTTGTGCGCCGAGGTCCGTTCGGCCTGA
- a CDS encoding RNA polymerase sigma factor RpoD/SigA produces the protein MPKNHLQLRTIMNPNQRPEDNALDEELETPLSEDTEEFDEDVVDDSDTVDTVDIDEIAPLVLATVPRREVATLDPLHIYLQEIKKFKPLELDEEFDLARRYRDEKEEQAAFILITSNLRLVVKIAMDFQRRWMKNVLDLIQEGNVGLMKAVQKFDPDKGIKFSYYASFWIKAYILKFIMDNWRMVKIGTTQAQRKLFYNLGKERQRLQAQGFDPNTATLSKNLQVSEADIVEMGQRLGQHDVSLDMKIGDDSSFTPMDFIPALEAGIEEQMAADEISVLIHDNIDAIRDGLNEKERDILEQRLLADSPITLREIGDKYGITRERVRQIEARLLQKIKAQMSSTIQDFSSEWIEHEE, from the coding sequence ATGCCCAAGAACCACCTCCAGTTACGCACCATCATGAATCCCAATCAACGACCCGAAGACAATGCTCTGGATGAAGAGCTCGAAACACCCCTATCAGAGGACACCGAAGAATTCGACGAGGATGTCGTCGACGATTCCGACACGGTCGATACTGTCGATATCGATGAAATCGCCCCGCTGGTTCTGGCCACCGTCCCTCGACGCGAAGTCGCGACCCTGGACCCGCTGCATATCTATCTTCAGGAAATCAAGAAATTCAAACCACTGGAGCTGGACGAAGAATTCGATCTGGCCAGACGCTACCGGGACGAAAAGGAAGAGCAGGCGGCCTTTATCCTTATCACTTCCAACCTGCGACTGGTGGTCAAGATCGCCATGGATTTCCAGCGGCGCTGGATGAAAAACGTGCTTGATCTGATTCAGGAAGGCAACGTGGGCCTCATGAAGGCGGTCCAGAAATTCGACCCGGACAAGGGCATCAAGTTTTCCTATTACGCCTCGTTCTGGATCAAGGCCTACATCCTGAAATTCATCATGGACAACTGGCGCATGGTCAAGATCGGAACCACCCAGGCCCAGCGCAAGCTGTTCTACAACCTGGGCAAAGAGCGCCAGCGCCTGCAGGCCCAGGGCTTTGATCCGAACACCGCCACCCTGTCCAAAAACCTGCAGGTCTCCGAGGCGGATATCGTGGAGATGGGGCAGCGCCTAGGGCAACACGATGTGTCCCTGGACATGAAGATCGGGGACGACTCCAGCTTCACGCCCATGGATTTCATTCCGGCTCTTGAGGCCGGAATCGAGGAACAGATGGCCGCCGACGAGATCAGCGTGCTCATCCATGACAATATTGATGCCATACGGGACGGCCTGAACGAAAAGGAACGCGACATCCTGGAGCAGCGCCTTTTGGCCGACTCACCTATCACCCTGCGCGAAATCGGGGACAAGTACGGGATCACACGGGAACGGGTACGCCAGATCGAAGCCCGTCTGCTGCAAAAGATCAAAGCCCAGATGTCGAGCACCATCCAAGATTTCTCCTCAGAATGGATTGAACATGAAGAATGA
- a CDS encoding HD domain-containing protein: MKNETLLRIKQESAAVTPDALPSFYTAMSAELASARDTFFSHPMVLRCREDVLPFLNDEFGHGIEHSKKVAIECSALILGEAEALGLEQARRLSLLAMLAGLLHDTCRLEGDHATRGADLALLILRDYPLTDEEKQMIADAVRCHEAFSAPAEFDHHGTQLLADALYDADKFRWGPDNFITTLWEICNYQEWTLQQILDKFPTGLEVVASIQNTFRTPAGKIYGPEFIELGLDMGKKIYQIIQAFCRKNDCSGHITA; encoded by the coding sequence ATGAAGAATGAAACATTACTTCGCATCAAACAGGAAAGCGCCGCAGTCACCCCTGACGCCCTGCCCAGCTTTTATACGGCCATGAGTGCGGAGCTCGCCTCCGCCCGGGACACGTTCTTTTCGCACCCCATGGTCCTGCGTTGCCGGGAGGATGTGCTGCCCTTCCTGAACGACGAATTCGGTCATGGCATCGAGCACTCGAAAAAAGTCGCCATCGAGTGCAGCGCGCTGATCCTGGGTGAAGCCGAGGCGCTGGGGCTGGAGCAGGCGCGGCGGCTGAGCCTTTTGGCCATGCTCGCCGGCCTGCTGCATGACACCTGCCGACTTGAAGGCGATCATGCCACGCGCGGGGCCGACCTTGCCCTGCTTATCCTCCGTGACTATCCTCTCACGGACGAGGAAAAACAGATGATTGCCGACGCGGTGCGCTGCCATGAAGCCTTTTCCGCTCCAGCCGAGTTCGACCATCACGGCACGCAACTCCTGGCCGACGCGCTGTACGACGCGGACAAATTTCGCTGGGGGCCTGACAATTTCATCACCACCTTATGGGAAATATGTAATTATCAGGAGTGGACCCTGCAGCAGATTCTGGATAAATTTCCCACCGGGCTGGAGGTGGTTGCGTCTATCCAGAACACGTTCCGCACTCCTGCCGGAAAAATTTACGGGCCGGAATTCATTGAACTGGGGCTCGACATGGGCAAAAAAATTTACCAAATAATCCAGGCATTTTGTAGAAAAAATGACTGCTCCGGACACATTACTGCATGA